The following are from one region of the Spodoptera frugiperda isolate SF20-4 chromosome 20, AGI-APGP_CSIRO_Sfru_2.0, whole genome shotgun sequence genome:
- the LOC118281094 gene encoding tRNA (guanine(37)-N1)-methyltransferase has protein sequence MVLGYIRGFLRKMSSSASVPLAPIGVRGMKVLDRDKFLRNVKVPVLKVKEENLSKIIHICKPYFLKLESFKTITSLEDEELKKCIFFNPEKVSQWTDIAESDRTALCELNIKEDNFDDKEIQLTYDNWRYEAIFKAVLPENEEGVSGFSQIGHIIHLNLKEHLLEYRPLIGQVLVDKIKTCKTVVNKCNAIDNTYRNFSMELIGGEEDYFVTVKENNCIFQFDFSKVYWNPRLGKEHERILSYLKPGDVLFDIFCGVGPFAVPAAKRKTKVFANDLNPDSYKWLNHNAKNNKINSIYFKSYNKDGKDFILEEFKDYIVDLCNGKEQLNGKIHVTMNLPAMAVEFLKHFNGLIKDEKLWEKFNQEIIVYVYCFALGEDHVEIAKKMVIDNIGYDVSSNITDVFNVRNVAPNKEMMRVTLKLTKEVLFSENLSDSVSEPPSKKVCV, from the coding sequence ATGGTTTTGGGCTATATTCGCGGATTTTTACGTAAAATGAGCTCATCCGCTTCAGTGCCCTTGGCACCCATCGGCGTGCGCGGTATGAAAGTGCTAGATCGAGATAAATTCTTGCGCAACGTAAAAGTGCCAGTTCTAAAGGTCAAAGAAGAAAATTTGTCTAAAATCATTCATATCTGTAAACCATACTTCCTTAAATTAGAAAGTTTTAAGACCATAACCAGTTTAGAAGACGAAGAACTCAAGAAATGTATCTTTTTCAACCCTGAGAAAGTGAGTCAGTGGACTGACATTGCTGAGAGTGACAGAACAGCTTTATGTGAACTGAATATCAAAGAAGACAACTTTGATGACAAAGAGATACAACTTACTTACGATAATTGGCGTTATGAAGCAATATTCAAAGCAGTTCTGCCTGAGAATGAGGAAGGTGTGAGTGGTTTCTCCCAAATAGGCCACATTATACATTTGAACTTGAAGGAACACCTGCTTGAATACCGACCTCTGATTGGCCAGGTGCTGgttgacaaaataaagacatgTAAGACAGTTGTGAACAAATGCAATGCCATAGATAACACCTATAGAAACTTCAGTATGGAATTAATTGGAGGTGAGGAAGACTACTTTGTAACAGTTAAAGAAAATAACTGTATATTTCAGTTTGATTTCTCCAAGGTGTACTGGAATCCTCGCTTGGGTAAAGAGCATGAGAGAATCCTCAGTTACTTGAAACCTGGAGATGTCCTCTTCGACATATTCTGCGGAGTTGGTCCCTTCGCTGTTCCTGCtgctaaaagaaaaacaaaggtTTTCGCCAATGACCTGAACCCTGATTCTTATAAATGGTTGAATCACAACgctaagaacaacaaaattaactcGATATATTTCAAGTCTTACAATAAAGATGGGAAGGATTTCATTTTGGAAGAATTTAAAGACTATATTGTTGACTTGTGTAATGGTAAAGAACAACTGAATGGAAAGATCCATGTCACCATGAACCTGCCTGCAATGGCTGTGGAATTCTTGAAACACTTCAATGGATTAATAAAAGATGAGAAACTATGGGAGAAGTTTAATCAAGAAATTATTGTGTATGTCTACTGCTTTGCCTTGGGTGAAGACCATGTTGAGATTGCCAAGAAAATGGTGATCGATAATATTGGATATGATGTCTCTTCTAATATAACTGATGTGTTTAATGTGCGGAATGTTGCTCCGAACAAGGAAATGATGAGAGTGACTCTTAAATTAACCAAAGAGGTTTTGTTCAGTGAGAACTTAAGTGACAGTGTAAGTGAACCTCCTTCGAAAAAAGTGTGTGTGTAA